The genome window TATAATACTGTTCTTGTTTCTCACCGACTAACTGGTTCGTAGAGAATGGAGACCACTATAGAGGTTGATACTCACTCATTGGAGAGGAGCGCCTGTGTTTCGTGGGGTTTCGAACAGCAGGTGGCGGTGAAGGACCTTTGTAGGCTACGGCTACGTCATCGAAACCAGGCAGGGAATAGATCACGTGACAATCCCGGATGTCAACAAACGATATCAACAACAGGGAAGTGTCAACGCTTCATTGTTACAGATTTTCCAATGGATTAACCGACATTTGATAATTCATTAATGTTACAGTCACTCGTGTACATTCTGAAAGGAACCATGAGTGCGTTCTGTTGATTCTACGCTAGTTTAGCTTTTGACGAAGACTTTCAACATGAGGTCCGATTCTCCTCTCTCCAGCGTCAACGTAGTGCTTGTTATGGCCTACGGAAGTCTGGTAAGTCTTAAATGAATGTGTTCTCGTGTTTTTCCTTAATATAAAGAATGCTTGACACAACTAGCTAGCTGTTGCGTTTCTCAGGACTCCTGAGTAATGgaattagcttgctagctacagtatAGAGACAGGCAACACAGCAGAAGTGTCAAACAATGTGTAACAAAAAACAGGTTATATGACAGGCAATGAAGACGAACTGGGCACTTGTACggaaagcccaaaacacagtaaaatatagctagcttttattaaagggataattcaccaaaattacaaaatgacacattggtttccttaccttgtaaggtatgacagcaatccacgCCTTGGTTTTATTTCCCTTGCTTTGGTTTCGTTTCTAaccttttagcatttgtggcacaaaccacattcaagtcatgggaccgatGTTTGCATTTTTTTGCGCATCACGTCCAAATCATCTGAAAGTATCTCAAATTGATTCTGAAGCTCATCAAAgtcacttatagatgatttgaacatgCTACATGGGATTTGTGTCACAAATGaatttggaaacagtgccagggaaacttaACTAAAGCATTGATTGCGGTCATACCAAGACTGCTTATAGGGTATTGACACaaatgtcattttgtaatttgggtgaactaagAATGTATCTATTGTGGACAGGGTTTACGTGAGATTTTAGgttcaaaacgttttgcaacggaatcCGACTAATGAATACCCCCAAGTGGAAGTGCATTCTCCAGAGTGATAACTGCAACTAATCATAACAAACAATAATTCAGACGGACCAATAAGATGACAGTTACAAATCATATGATTACTGTAATTGACTTTCTGGAGGCACCTCCATGCAAGCTGTGTCAgtgtatgctgaacaaaaatataaacgcaacaatttcagtcaatttaaatacattcaataggccctaatctatggatttgacatgactgggaatacagatatacatctgttggtcacaaatacctttaaaaaaaatgtagggcgtggatcagaaaaccagtcagtgtctggtgtgaccaccatttgcctcatgcagagcgacactgttgattgtggcctttggaatgttgtcccacttctcttcaatggctgaACGAAGTTgcaggatattggcgggaactgaaacacgttatcgtacacatcgatccagagcatccaaacatggtgacatgtctggtgagtatgcaggccatggaagaactgggacatgttcagcttccaggatttgtgtacagatccttgcgacatggggctgtgcattatcatgctgaaacatgaggtgatggtggtggatgaatggcacaacaatgggcctcaggatcttgtcacgatatcgcaattgtgttcattgtacttggttagagcgttgggccagtaaccgaaaggttgctagatcgaatcactgagctgacaaggtaaaaatctgtcgttctgcacctcaacaaggcagttaacccactgttcctaggccctcattgtaaataagaatttgttcttaactgacttgcctagttaaataaataaaatttaaaaatgatgcctgcccataccataaccccactgccatgGGGCAGtctattcacaacgttgacatcagcaaaccgctggcCCACACAACGCCTTAcaggtggtctgcggttgtgaggccggttggacttaactgccaaattctctaaagcgacgttggaagtggcttatggtagagaaattaacattacattatctggcaacagctctggtggacaatcctgcagtcagcatgccaattgcacactccctcaacttgagacaaacctgtggcattgtgttgtgtgacaaaatggcacattttagagtggccttttattgtccccagcacaaggtgcaactgtgtaatgatcatgctgtttaatcagcttcttgatatgctacacctgtcaggtggatggattatattggcaaaggagaaatgctcactaacagggttgtaaacaaatttgtacacaattatttttgtgcttatggaacatttctgtggtcttttatttcagctcatgaaacatgggaccaacactttacatgttgcatttatatttttgttcagtgtatatcttGCCTTGTCAAATTCTATATTGTGTCACCCCCTTCTAGGACATACTCCTCTGGATAGGTTGATGTCTCTTCTAGGACATACTCCTCTGGATAGGTTGATGTCTCTTCTAGGACATACTCCTCTGGATAGGTTGATGTCTCTTCTAGAACATACTCCTCTGGATAGGTTGATGTCTCTTCTAGAACATACTCCTCTGGATAGGTTGATGTCTCTTCTAGAACATACTCCTCTGGATAGGTTGATGTCTCTTCTAGAACATACTCCTCTGGATAGGTTGATGTCTCTTCTAGAACATACTCCTCTGGATAGGTTGATGTCTCTTCTAGAACATACTCCTCTGGATAGGTTGATGTCTCTTCTAGAACATACTCCTCTGGATAGGTTGATGTCTCTTCTAGAACATACTCCTCTGGATAGGTTGATGTCTCTTCTAGAACATACTCCTCTGGATAGGTTGATGTCTCTTCTAGAACATACTCCTCTGGATAGGTTGATGTCTCTTCTAGAACATACTCCTCTGGAAAGGTTGATGTCTCTTCTAGAACATACTCCTCTGGATAGGTTGATGTCTCTTCTAGAACATACTCCTCTGGATAGGTTGATGTCTCTTCTAGAACATACTCCTCTGGATAGGTTGATGTCTCTAATGTACAGAGGTCTGTGTCTCCAGGTGTTTGTGCTGCTGTTCATCTTTGTGAAGAGGCAGATCATGCGCTTCGCCATGAAGTCTCGTAGAGGACCACATGTACCCCTGGGCCACAACGCTCCaaaggtaagacacacacacactcagtctgcCTTATTTTAACATTACTTTTCTATACACGTGTTAATTTTCTCTACTTCCTTTGTCCTTTAGGACCTGAGACAGGAGATAGACTCTCGTCTGTCCAAGGTTCAGGAGATCCGCTTTGAGCCGCGCCTGCTGTCTGAACAGGACGACAGACTACAGAGTGGcggtgagagaacacacacacacacacacatcatgtagATATCTTTTCTACCCATTCTTTAGCTACAGTTGCCTTCTGTGAACTAAAAAAGGTGAtcaatgtgtgcatgtgtgtgttttgcagGTTGCTATGACTACCTGTACAGAATGAGGGCACTAGATGCCATTAGAGACTCTGGTAAGTCCTCTCCTGCCGTTTCACCCTGGCCTGTACATCTCACTGTCATCATCCCATCCCAGTGATAGTTATGTAGTAACTAtggtatacttaagcaataagggctattcttaagcacgacgcaacgcggagtgcatGGATACAACTCTTAGccgttgctattataaactggttaccaatgtaattagaacagtaaaaataaatgttttgtcatacctgtggtataccacggctttcagccaatcagcatgcagggctcgaaccacccagtttataatgctgcACATCCTCTTCACCTACTGTATGTACTACCTTATGAATCAGTGGCCTTCGACCTCTAGATCCATAACTCCAATTTGATCATAAAACATCTCATCTCCTGTCAGATATTCCGTTCAGTGAGTTGGGAGGGACTCCCACAGCTGTGACAGGGAGGAGATTCCGCGCCTGGCTTCTAGATCTGAGGAGTTCCCATTCCCTGTTCCGCAGCAGCCGCAGTTCCCTCATAGACACACTGCTGGAGGGCTACCACAACGCTCGCCACGGCAccggggtcagtgtgtgtgtctctattttatctgggggagggggagagaaagatgcCTGTGTCTCCACATGACATTGTGTCTGCCACTTACTGAGTGGTCTATAGTGTGTGActcctgtttgtctctctgtttctgaagGTGTTTGGAGAAGCAGAGTTTGTCAAATACAAGGAAGCCCTGAACGAACTGGCCTCTGTGTGAGTATAGACACGCACTGTCATTTATCTAAGCACTACTCATGTGTTTTAATGAAGGTTTTTCAAGTTTGACTCGAGTAGTTATTCTTCTCTCCCCAGTGTGAAGAGCCACTCCAGCTCCACCAGTCTGGACCAGCATCACCAGTCAGCAGCTAAAGACCTGACCAGTACCCCAGAGcccacccccccctctcccccctcccaggTCACATACCTGCCGTCAGCTGGGCAACGCACCAAACGACCAAAACACTTCCTGGAACTCAAGAACTTTAAAGACAAGTACAACACCTTGGAAAGCACATTCTGAGAACTACTATCTCCTATGGCATAACACGAAAAACTACAATTCCCTACAGCATACCTTGAGAAACGACAACTTGCTGCCTCTGACAACTGCAACTCCCTACAACCCTGAGAACGTACAACTCCCTAGAGAACAACCTGAAAACTACAACAACTTCTACCACTTTAAATCTGTTTTGTTGCGAGTACTGGACTCACTTTTCCTTCTCTATTTCCATAGTAGATAGCCTGGTgggaaaaaatctgttgtt of Salvelinus alpinus chromosome 4, SLU_Salpinus.1, whole genome shotgun sequence contains these proteins:
- the LOC139572762 gene encoding protein C1orf43-like isoform X2, translated to MRSDSPLSSVNVVLVMAYGSLVFVLLFIFVKRQIMRFAMKSRRGPHVPLGHNAPKDLRQEIDSRLSKVQEIRFEPRLLSEQDDRLQSGGCYDYLYRMRALDAIRDSDIPFSELGGTPTAVTGRRFRAWLLDLRSSHSLFRSSRSSLIDTLLEGYHNARHGTGVFGEAEFVKYKEALNELASVVKSHSSSTSLDQHHQSAAKDLTSTPEPTPPSPPSQVTYLPSAGQRTKRPKHFLELKNFKDKYNTLESTF
- the LOC139572762 gene encoding protein C1orf43 homolog isoform X1 codes for the protein MRSDSPLSSVNVVLVMAYGSLVFVLLFIFVKRQIMRFAMKSRRGPHVPLGHNAPKDLRQEIDSRLSKVQEIRFEPRLLSEQDDRLQSGGCYDYLYRMRALDAIRDSDIPFSELGGTPTAVTGRRFRAWLLDLRSSHSLFRSSRSSLIDTLLEGYHNARHGTGVFGEAEFVKYKEALNELASVYSSLPSVKSHSSSTSLDQHHQSAAKDLTSTPEPTPPSPPSQVTYLPSAGQRTKRPKHFLELKNFKDKYNTLESTF